ATCCAGGCTGGATGCTAAAGACCCCCTCAAGCCTCTCATTGACAATATAAAGGCCGGTAACATCAGAGGTGTATGTCTTTTTGCCGGGTGTAATAATGTTAAGGTACCTCAGGATAAGAATTTTACAGTTATTGCGCGAAAATTGCTGAAGGAGAATGTCTTGGTGGTTGCCACAGGTTGTGGAGCCGGTGCGCTCATGCGCCATGGTTTTATGAATCCTGCCAATGTGGACGAATTATGTGGCAATGGGCTTAAAGCCGTCCTGACAGCCATAGGGGAAGCAAATAACCTGGGTGGCCCTCTGCCGCCTGTATTGCATATGGGTTCATGTGTAGATAACTCACGGGCAGTGGCTTTAGCTGTTGCTGTTGCCAATTATCTGGGAGTTGATACTGATAAGCTTCCTGTGGTGGCTTCAGCGGCAGAGGCTGTATCTGAAAAGGCTGTCTCCATTGGTGCCTATGCGGTTGCCGCAGGATTACCAACCCACGTAGGCGTAATGCTCCCTGTTCTGGGCAGCCCTTTGGTAACACAGGTATTAACAGAAAAGGTAAAGGACTTAACAGGCGGCTACTTTATTGTAGATCTTGACCCTGATTCTTCAGCAGACAAGCTTCTCAGTGCCATTGATGCCCGTCGGGCTGGTTTGGGACTGAGCTAGATAACGGGAAACCATACATTATTGTCCCTCTCGGGGAATGGGAGGAAAACCCTTCTGCCTGAGGCGGAAGGGTTTCAGTTCGATCTTTTGCGCCGTAAGGGTTTGAGAGGTCGAGGATTCCAAGATTCGAGAGTAGTAAAGAAAAAGCTATCGGCTTTAGCCGATAGTAGTTGACAAAAGGAATAGGAGGCTATTATGTCTCAGTCAAAAGAGATATTTGTCAGATTGGATCGTTGTGTGGGATGTCATACCTGCAAAATTGCTTGTTCAGTAGAACACTCCAAAAGCAAAAACCTGTTCGAAGCCATCTCAGAACAGCCAACCCCTAAAACCCGTGTCTATGTGGAATGGGTGCCCCCGGATCGTAAGGTTCCGATATTATGCCGCCACTGCGAGGATGCCCCATGTATGCACGCCTGCATAAGTGGTGCTATCAGTCGTACCGAGGAAGGAATTGTCATAACCAACAGTGATAAGTGTATAGGATGCTGGACGTGTGTAATGGTTTGTCCCTATGGTGTTATTGGACGACATCTGGAGACCCGCAAGGCGTATCGCTGTGACCGATGTCCGGACATTCAGTCTCCTGCCTGCGTGGATGCCTGTCCCACCCAGGCTCTGGTTTATCGGAGCGTTGCGGCATTTTCTGGTGATGTCCGTCAAGATGTGGCCAGAGAGATGGTCTCTGGAGAAGGGAGATAATGTGGCAGTAAAACAGATGCAATATGTTGTCATTGGGGCAAGCGCAGCCGGAATGGCAGCTGCAGAGGCAATTCGGAAACTGGATTCACAGGGTTCTATCATAGTCCTATCAGAAGAACAGGATATGCCGTATTTCCGGCCTATGGTCCCTTTTATCATAAACGGCAAAAAGAAGTTCCCGGAGATGATGCTTATAGGTCAGGGACCCTACCAGGGTGCCAATATTGGTGTCCGACTTGATTCCAGAGTGAAGGCAGTGAATACAGCCGAGCAAAAGGTTTCTATTAAGAGTGGTGAGGAATTGCTATACGATAAACTGCTTGTTGCCACCGGCAGTCTGCCTAATATTCCGTCTGACATCAAAGGGGTGGAAGCTGAAGGTGTCTTTGTATTACGGACCATTGCCGATGCCCGTGCCATAGCTCGTAGAGCAGAGACTGCCAGACATGCTGTGATGCTGGGAGGAGGTTTATTAAATCTCAAAGCAGCCTTTGCTTTGCTTGAACGAGGACTGGATGTAACATTAATCGTGAAATCCCCTAATGTTCTCTCAAGGCTGATGGAGCCTGACGATACAGTATTGATTCGTGAAGCTTTAAATAAAGCAGGCATGAAATTGATGACTGGATCGAATGTTACCCAAATCTTATCCGATTCCACAGGGGTCATTGGAGTACTGCTGGAGAGTGGCAGGGAGATTGCCTGTCAAATGGTTTGTATCGGCAAGGGAATCCGTGCCAATGTAGAATTTCTTGACAAAAGCGGTATCCTTGTAGACCAGGGCGTGGTAGTTGACAAGTTCACCCGCTCCAATATTCAGAATGTCTTTGCAGCCGGGGATGTGGCAGTGACATTTGATCCAATTACAGGAGAAAGAATTGTAACCGGGCTCTGGACTAATGCAGCGGAGATGGGTAACTGTGCCGGACGGAATATGGCGGGCCAGCCAAGTATTTATTCAGGAACCTTTGGCATTTTAAATGCAACCCAGGTGGCTGATGAACCATTCGTGTCTATGGGTATCGTCCATACGAAGGGGACCGATTATGAGACACACATTAGAGCCACTCCAAAGACCTATCGTAAATTGGTTTTTACCCCGGACGGAACCAGGCTTGTTGGCGCCCTATTTATCGGTGATATCTCGAAGGCAGGATTATACCGTTACATAATTCGTGAAAGGATGCCTGTAAAGGATATAAAGTCAGATATAGTAAATCATCGACTTCATTATGGTTACTTTTTAAGGTAATGCTCCATGCGTTCATCAAAAAGACTCAATACACTCCTGAGCGGGAACTAAGGATAGCCCGGAAAAGAATGAAGGAGGTTCGAAATGGCTGACTTAAAATATGAACCCGTTTCTCATGATCATAAAGCATTTCTCAAGAAGGCTAAGAAGCGTGAAGGGTTCCGTAAAGCATACGAAAATTTGGAGGGAGAATATCTCCTTGCCCGTGAGATGCTATCGGCGCGCTCAAAGTCCGGCCTCACTCAAGAGGCTGTTGCAGAACTAATGGGAACGACAAAAAGTGCAGTATCACGGCTGGAATCTGCAGACAAGCATATTCAGTATGCACAAGCCGTAGGCTGCGATTTGGAAATCAAATTAGTCCCTAAAGCTTGCCCAACAATACGTTCCACCGGATTGCCCAAAAAGCGGCTTTCCCGGTGAAGTTTATGTTGGATGATGGCAATACAATTATTGACGAGAATATAATGTCAAATATAAAAGCTGTTCATACCAACAAAAAAAACGATACTTTGCTTCTAAGGTTTGTCCTGTCTATTTTTTTCTTCTTTATTTCTTATTCTATAGCCCCTTATTGCATTGCAGAGGATAAGTCCTCAATTAAAGGAGGTCTATTTCCTGTTCATACTCAGTCATCTCAGGTAATTACAGAGGAAATGCTGGATATTATAGTAGAAGCGTGTGACCAGTCCCTGTCAAAGAAGATTGAGAATCAATTGTTCAGTTATAAAACAGGGGGCTATTATGTCGAAAAAGGTATCTTTGTTCCAACCAGAATAAAGGACCCAAACGTATTGACAGCCTTCAACAAAGTATTGAAACCGGGAGTTCACTTTCTCGACCTTGGAAGTGGTGATGGAAGGGTGGTTTTTTTAGCATCTCTTTTTGGTGCTGCCTCAACCGGGATTGAATTCGATGAGGATATATTTAATTCGAGTCTCAAGGCTCGGGAAAAACTGTCCAAGAGGTTTGACCTGTCTAAAACAGAACTTATCAGAGGTGATTTCTTTGATGCGGACTTTTCCGGATACGATGTTATCTACTATTTTATGAGCGGCAGCTTTGAAGAGAAACGTCTTGAAGATAAATTGGCTAAAGAGTTGAAGCCTGGAGCCATACTCGTTGGCTATATTGAACACGAAGCATTTAAGGAGCTGAATTCAGCAGGCAGAATAGGAAAGAGGATTACTGTCTATAAGAAGCAATAGATGTCGAAACACATACAACAACACACTTAAGTGTGTTGTTGGCACAGAATACTGCTATAGTTAGTCTCCCCTGAAAATTTCCCTTTTCGCCGTATTGTTCCTTATCTTGAAATACAGGTAAAACAAAAAACCTAATCCTATTGTTCCTATACCAAAAAGCGAAATAATAGGTTTGCTCTTTATGGAAAAATAGATAATCCATAGATTCCCCGAGATAAATAACAACGGTGTAATCGGGTATCCAAACGTTCTGTAGCTGCGTTTCAGGAAAGGTTTTTTTATCCTTAGAACAATCATCCCCATCACTGTTATCATAGAGAACAATGCCAGTGTAAATCCAATGTAGAGGAGTAATTTATAAAAGGAGGATGTAATAACCATTAATACAGCAATAGCACCCTGCAGAAAAATGGAATGGGCTGGCGTTCTGTGAATACTGCTCACCTTACTGAAAAGCTTAAAAAACACACCGTCTCTGGACATGGCATAATAGACTCTGGGTCCGGTCATTATCATGGCGCTCAGAGCTGACAGAATGCCTATAGCAATGGCTGCTGTGAAATATCTGCTCACATGTTCCCCGAATAGCGAAACAGCAGCCAGATTTCCTATTTCCAGAACACCACTCATATCTTCTACGGGGAGGGCATAGATATACAGAATATTTAAAAGCATATAGAGACCCATCACAAAAAATGTGCCATAAAAAAGGGAAAGAGGAATATTCCTGGCTGGCTTTTTAATCTCACTCCCCAGGTAGGCAGCAGCGTTCCAGCCGCTGTAAGCAAAAGAGATAAATATTAGCGATATTGCAAACTTGTCAGTTAAAATTGATTTTAAATTCATCCCTTCAGAAAGGTTGCTTAATGAACCACTGCCAAAGGATAGACCGGCTACAATAAGAGCGATAATAACGGTTAT
The Thermodesulfobacteriota bacterium DNA segment above includes these coding regions:
- a CDS encoding helix-turn-helix transcriptional regulator; translated protein: MADLKYEPVSHDHKAFLKKAKKREGFRKAYENLEGEYLLAREMLSARSKSGLTQEAVAELMGTTKSAVSRLESADKHIQYAQAVGCDLEIKLVPKACPTIRSTGLPKKRLSR
- a CDS encoding amino acid permease, translating into MEDSSNNSDLKREVGLFSAFILVVANIVGTGIFTTSGFIIRELGNPQSMLLCWFLGGLFALSGALCYGELGAIFPRAGGEYVFLRESFGRGVAFLSGWISLIVGFSAPIAAASIASATYLLRTLPAPLNPIITIPCSGINILTISPITVLAAAIIIILSLIHYHGLSLGTFIQNSLTVFKITVIIALIVAGLSFGSGSLSNLSEGMNLKSILTDKFAISLIFISFAYSGWNAAAYLGSEIKKPARNIPLSLFYGTFFVMGLYMLLNILYIYALPVEDMSGVLEIGNLAAVSLFGEHVSRYFTAAIAIGILSALSAMIMTGPRVYYAMSRDGVFFKLFSKVSSIHRTPAHSIFLQGAIAVLMVITSSFYKLLLYIGFTLALFSMITVMGMIVLRIKKPFLKRSYRTFGYPITPLLFISGNLWIIYFSIKSKPIISLFGIGTIGLGFLFYLYFKIRNNTAKREIFRGD
- a CDS encoding class I SAM-dependent methyltransferase, with translation MSNIKAVHTNKKNDTLLLRFVLSIFFFFISYSIAPYCIAEDKSSIKGGLFPVHTQSSQVITEEMLDIIVEACDQSLSKKIENQLFSYKTGGYYVEKGIFVPTRIKDPNVLTAFNKVLKPGVHFLDLGSGDGRVVFLASLFGAASTGIEFDEDIFNSSLKAREKLSKRFDLSKTELIRGDFFDADFSGYDVIYYFMSGSFEEKRLEDKLAKELKPGAILVGYIEHEAFKELNSAGRIGKRITVYKKQ
- a CDS encoding FAD-dependent oxidoreductase yields the protein MAVKQMQYVVIGASAAGMAAAEAIRKLDSQGSIIVLSEEQDMPYFRPMVPFIINGKKKFPEMMLIGQGPYQGANIGVRLDSRVKAVNTAEQKVSIKSGEELLYDKLLVATGSLPNIPSDIKGVEAEGVFVLRTIADARAIARRAETARHAVMLGGGLLNLKAAFALLERGLDVTLIVKSPNVLSRLMEPDDTVLIREALNKAGMKLMTGSNVTQILSDSTGVIGVLLESGREIACQMVCIGKGIRANVEFLDKSGILVDQGVVVDKFTRSNIQNVFAAGDVAVTFDPITGERIVTGLWTNAAEMGNCAGRNMAGQPSIYSGTFGILNATQVADEPFVSMGIVHTKGTDYETHIRATPKTYRKLVFTPDGTRLVGALFIGDISKAGLYRYIIRERMPVKDIKSDIVNHRLHYGYFLR
- a CDS encoding 4Fe-4S dicluster domain-containing protein encodes the protein MSQSKEIFVRLDRCVGCHTCKIACSVEHSKSKNLFEAISEQPTPKTRVYVEWVPPDRKVPILCRHCEDAPCMHACISGAISRTEEGIVITNSDKCIGCWTCVMVCPYGVIGRHLETRKAYRCDRCPDIQSPACVDACPTQALVYRSVAAFSGDVRQDVAREMVSGEGR